One segment of Streptomyces sp. NBC_00576 DNA contains the following:
- a CDS encoding helix-turn-helix transcriptional regulator, with amino-acid sequence MGTAQRRRPQLAAFLRTRRARVTPDDVGMPPGLRRRTPGLRREEVAQLSGVGVTWYTWLEQGRPINASAQVLDAVARALRLGPPEREHLYHLAEVPYTPALEPTVETVSPEVRVTVDALDPHPAVVYNGRYDILATNPAYYDLFFDDGTPSEKPPNALRMLLTVPERDCPLRFRESELPVMVATLRAAYGVHAGEPVWEQFIRGLSAASPLFARLWASGDVVQPGRRVKTFRHAAVGELRMRSVSLSVDGMPECRIVVYIPDDEETARAMAALRGRCAKSPAP; translated from the coding sequence ATGGGGACAGCACAGCGCCGACGGCCGCAGCTCGCCGCTTTCCTGCGCACGAGGAGGGCGCGGGTGACACCGGACGACGTCGGCATGCCACCGGGCTTACGCCGCCGCACACCGGGGCTGCGCCGTGAGGAGGTCGCCCAGCTCTCGGGCGTCGGCGTCACCTGGTACACGTGGCTGGAGCAGGGCCGGCCGATCAACGCGTCGGCCCAGGTCCTGGACGCCGTGGCGCGCGCCCTGCGGCTCGGCCCGCCGGAGCGGGAACACTTGTACCACTTGGCCGAGGTGCCGTACACGCCCGCCCTGGAACCGACCGTGGAGACGGTGAGCCCCGAGGTGCGGGTCACCGTCGACGCGCTCGACCCGCACCCGGCGGTGGTCTACAACGGGCGGTACGACATCCTCGCCACCAACCCCGCCTACTACGACCTGTTCTTCGACGACGGGACGCCCTCCGAGAAACCGCCCAACGCGCTGCGGATGCTCCTCACGGTCCCGGAGCGGGACTGCCCGCTGAGGTTCCGGGAGTCGGAGCTGCCGGTGATGGTGGCGACCCTGCGGGCCGCGTACGGGGTGCATGCCGGCGAACCTGTCTGGGAGCAGTTCATACGCGGGCTCTCCGCGGCCAGTCCGCTGTTCGCACGTCTGTGGGCGAGCGGTGACGTGGTGCAGCCGGGGCGGCGTGTGAAGACGTTCCGGCACGCGGCGGTCGGCGAGTTGCGGATGCGGTCGGTGTCCCTGTCCGTCGACGGGATGCCCGAGTGCCGGATCGTGGTCTACATCCCGGACGACGAGGAGACGGCACGCGCCATGGCCGCGCTGCGAGGGCGGTGCGCAAAAAGTCCCGCTCCCTGA
- a CDS encoding cytochrome b/b6 domain-containing protein: MNPRSNSSLPRTGRSASGMATAAMLLLIPVIVLVGGDSVQDFLNFGAGVLSLVALSCSVIWGLVATDRVFLNTRQRLIAQAVHRTTAVSSVAFLLLHVSVKLALDHVTLIAALIPFSLGVTGTSGLIGMGSMAGLLMIFTAVTGALRSRFASPAPVAARWRAMHMLAYPAWCFALVHGLYAGRQAKPIFTILYGLCLVAVIAALALRSAPRPFKRKVAAQIMAILGSQERPGREGLDASRARLGESALPGYENQSAGRPARGDSGIPPQRSAPAAAPLYDAPASRTMTPEPAQDGFAAAYRAVTPPRAQDAYMDQTARMDLSMDMQATEAIPRMDGSTSGSWPIPSPPPVGEAPVSAYDPMNDTGYNIPAYGNPGTAAYGTSDVYNTGESNAAYGTYNANDTYNSGPATDANPGATYDFDAPGSGEPWNAPSGGFK; encoded by the coding sequence ATGAACCCTCGTAGTAACAGTTCGCTTCCCAGGACGGGCCGTTCGGCCTCCGGGATGGCGACGGCTGCCATGCTGCTGCTCATACCGGTGATCGTGTTGGTCGGAGGTGACTCGGTCCAGGACTTCCTCAACTTCGGCGCCGGCGTGCTGTCACTGGTCGCCCTCTCCTGCTCGGTCATCTGGGGCCTGGTCGCGACCGACCGGGTCTTCCTGAACACCCGTCAGCGGTTGATCGCACAGGCCGTGCACCGGACGACCGCCGTCTCCTCGGTCGCGTTCCTGCTGCTCCACGTCTCGGTCAAGCTGGCACTCGACCACGTCACGCTGATCGCCGCGCTGATCCCCTTCAGCCTCGGCGTCACCGGCACCTCAGGTCTCATCGGCATGGGCTCCATGGCCGGCCTGCTCATGATCTTCACGGCCGTCACCGGCGCACTGCGCAGCCGGTTCGCCTCCCCGGCCCCGGTCGCGGCGCGCTGGCGCGCGATGCACATGCTGGCCTACCCGGCCTGGTGCTTCGCGCTGGTCCACGGCCTGTACGCGGGACGCCAGGCGAAGCCGATCTTCACGATCCTGTACGGCCTGTGCCTGGTCGCGGTCATCGCGGCCCTGGCGCTGCGCTCGGCGCCCCGCCCGTTCAAGCGCAAGGTGGCCGCTCAGATCATGGCGATCCTGGGGTCCCAGGAGCGGCCGGGCCGCGAGGGCCTGGACGCCAGCAGGGCGCGCCTCGGGGAGTCCGCCCTGCCGGGCTACGAGAACCAGTCCGCGGGCAGGCCCGCGCGCGGGGACTCGGGAATCCCCCCGCAGCGCAGCGCGCCCGCCGCGGCGCCGCTCTACGACGCTCCGGCCAGCCGCACCATGACCCCCGAACCCGCGCAGGACGGGTTCGCGGCGGCCTACCGCGCCGTGACGCCCCCGCGCGCGCAGGACGCGTACATGGACCAGACCGCGCGCATGGACCTGTCGATGGACATGCAGGCCACCGAGGCGATCCCGCGAATGGACGGCAGTACGTCGGGCAGCTGGCCGATCCCGTCCCCGCCGCCCGTGGGCGAGGCTCCCGTGTCGGCGTACGACCCGATGAACGACACCGGATACAACATCCCGGCCTATGGCAATCCGGGCACGGCCGCGTACGGCACGAGTGATGTGTACAACACCGGTGAGTCGAATGCCGCCTATGGCACGTACAACGCGAACGACACGTACAACAGCGGTCCCGCCACTGATGCAAACCCCGGTGCTACCTATGACTTCGACGCACCGGGTTCGGGCGAACCTTGGAACGCGCCTTCCGGAGGCTTTAAGTGA
- a CDS encoding NADH-ubiquinone oxidoreductase-F iron-sulfur binding region domain-containing protein, with translation MNEALPDVPEVRVVGLPQLTSGFDLVERLDLPMHLKVHGPLEPMGGEQLAQLAERISLKGRGGAGFPFHKKLRSVAESAIRRGVRPVVVVNASEDEPACRKDTVLVNRAPHLILDGALLCAEAMGARTLVIGVTRESTQRSMEAALAERGLNNGRRSALRARVQRNPIRMVTGAAASLVRSIDGGPAIPPGRKISASQSGVGGAPTLLSNAETYAQLAIAARIGAERYCNTGLYDEPGTVMLTVSGAVARPMVIEVPTGVPLRYVLQLAGAPPVPQGVLTGGYHGKWIDAATVNEAIVSRNSLDAVGGALGAGAILPISQDTCPLGESLRVAQWLAEESAGQCGPCYLGLPAAARGMEDILNGGGPAALEAVKQVAKSVKRRGACSHPDGSAMFLESTIKAFTDDLAAHVLGNGCGRPVEGVLPLFEGGQTPTGIPGGQAEEESGPSRQKIYVDWTLCRGHGLCADILPEVFELGADGFPTVAQAKVPRYAEAKALRAVRRCPALALRIEEDTRTSAPDRLPVLSQRGGRGRRALGSGR, from the coding sequence GTGAACGAGGCTCTGCCCGACGTACCCGAAGTCCGCGTGGTGGGGCTTCCCCAGCTCACGTCGGGTTTCGACCTCGTCGAGAGACTTGACCTGCCCATGCACCTGAAGGTGCACGGTCCGCTCGAACCGATGGGCGGCGAGCAGCTCGCGCAGCTCGCCGAACGTATTTCCCTGAAGGGCCGCGGCGGCGCGGGCTTCCCTTTTCACAAGAAGCTGCGGTCGGTCGCCGAGTCGGCGATCCGCCGCGGTGTGCGGCCGGTCGTCGTCGTCAACGCGAGCGAGGACGAGCCCGCCTGCCGCAAGGACACGGTGCTGGTCAACCGTGCCCCGCACCTGATCCTGGACGGCGCCCTGCTGTGCGCGGAGGCCATGGGCGCCCGCACCCTCGTCATCGGGGTGACACGTGAATCCACGCAGCGCTCCATGGAGGCCGCGCTCGCCGAGCGCGGCCTCAACAACGGCCGCCGATCGGCCCTCCGCGCGCGCGTGCAGCGCAATCCGATCCGGATGGTCACCGGCGCCGCGGCCTCGCTGGTCCGTTCCATCGACGGCGGCCCGGCGATCCCGCCCGGCCGCAAGATCAGCGCCTCGCAGAGCGGCGTAGGCGGCGCGCCCACCCTGCTGTCCAACGCCGAGACCTACGCCCAGCTGGCGATCGCCGCCCGCATCGGCGCCGAGCGCTACTGCAACACCGGCCTGTACGACGAGCCGGGCACCGTCATGCTCACGGTCTCCGGCGCGGTCGCCCGCCCCATGGTGATCGAGGTACCGACGGGTGTGCCGCTGCGGTACGTCCTGCAGCTCGCCGGCGCCCCGCCGGTCCCGCAGGGGGTGCTGACCGGCGGCTACCACGGCAAGTGGATCGACGCGGCGACGGTCAACGAGGCGATCGTCTCGCGCAACTCCCTGGACGCGGTGGGCGGTGCGCTCGGCGCGGGCGCGATCCTGCCGATCAGCCAGGACACCTGCCCGCTCGGCGAGTCGCTGCGCGTGGCCCAGTGGCTGGCCGAGGAGAGCGCGGGCCAGTGCGGCCCCTGCTACCTCGGTCTGCCCGCCGCGGCGCGCGGCATGGAGGACATCCTCAACGGCGGCGGCCCGGCCGCCCTGGAGGCCGTCAAGCAGGTCGCCAAGTCCGTGAAACGGCGCGGTGCGTGCTCGCACCCGGACGGCTCGGCGATGTTCCTGGAATCGACCATCAAGGCGTTCACGGACGACCTCGCCGCCCATGTCCTCGGAAACGGCTGCGGAAGGCCCGTAGAAGGCGTTCTGCCGCTCTTCGAGGGCGGCCAGACGCCCACGGGCATCCCCGGTGGCCAGGCGGAGGAGGAGAGCGGCCCCAGCCGCCAGAAGATCTACGTCGACTGGACCCTGTGCCGGGGTCACGGCCTGTGCGCCGACATCCTCCCCGAGGTCTTCGAACTGGGCGCCGACGGCTTCCCGACCGTCGCACAGGCGAAGGTGCCCCGGTACGCGGAGGCGAAGGCGCTGCGCGCGGTGCGCCGCTGCCCGGCACTGGCGCTGCGCATCGAGGAGGACACCAGGACCTCGGCCCCGGACCGCCTGCCGGTCCTGTCCCAGCGCGGCGGCAGGGGCCGCCGCGCCCTCGGCAGCGGTCGCTGA
- a CDS encoding MFS transporter, whose protein sequence is MTTTPRTGPTPAPTSSPAISKAPGTDNGPRPLLAVVLAAQFMALLDVFIVNVAAPTIGTELHASGADLQLVIAGYTIAYSVLLITGARLGDLLGHRRVHLAGLALFTTASLACGLAQGTGELIAFRLVQGAGSALMIPQVLSLIQRTFTGEARARALGAYAAVLATGAAAGQVLGGVLVAADLFGTGWRPVFLVNVPVGAVLLVVGRRVLPGDDAAARREGARGLDLPGLVLLGAAVSLFTVPLVLGQEEGWPVWTWLSLAAAVALFGLFCVFETRLARRGGAPLIAPRVLRHPGMGLAVVRIAAAMAVNAGFLFALTLHVQGGLGYSALRAGLTFAPTAVVFGLVGLTWRAWPASWQHALTPAGFALTALSVAAVGLVLQGGDRGGALVYVAYAGVGSGLALAFSPTLTRALATVRPEDAADASGLLATVTQIGQLLGVAVFGTLFLNRLESLGGPEAYTSAEALLMCMFALAATAAVGAVSGLVRRRR, encoded by the coding sequence ATGACGACGACACCCCGGACAGGTCCCACTCCCGCACCCACTTCAAGTCCTGCGATCAGTAAAGCGCCTGGCACTGACAACGGCCCCCGGCCGTTGCTCGCGGTCGTTCTCGCGGCTCAGTTCATGGCGCTGCTCGACGTGTTCATCGTGAACGTGGCGGCCCCCACCATCGGTACCGAACTCCATGCCTCCGGCGCCGACTTACAACTGGTCATCGCCGGCTACACCATCGCGTACTCCGTGCTCCTGATCACCGGCGCCCGCCTCGGTGACCTGCTCGGCCACCGGCGGGTCCATCTGGCCGGGCTCGCCCTCTTCACGACCGCCTCGCTCGCCTGCGGCCTCGCCCAGGGCACCGGTGAGCTGATCGCCTTCCGGCTGGTGCAGGGAGCCGGTTCGGCGCTGATGATCCCGCAGGTGCTCAGCCTGATCCAGCGCACCTTCACCGGCGAGGCCAGGGCGCGTGCGCTCGGCGCGTACGCCGCCGTCCTCGCCACCGGCGCCGCCGCCGGGCAGGTGCTCGGTGGGGTCCTGGTCGCCGCCGATCTGTTCGGCACGGGCTGGCGGCCTGTGTTCCTCGTCAACGTGCCGGTGGGCGCCGTACTTCTGGTCGTCGGCAGGCGCGTGCTGCCGGGCGACGACGCGGCGGCACGACGGGAGGGCGCGCGGGGTCTGGATCTGCCCGGCCTTGTGCTGCTCGGCGCGGCGGTCTCGCTGTTCACGGTGCCGCTGGTGCTCGGACAGGAGGAGGGCTGGCCGGTGTGGACGTGGCTATCGCTGGCTGCCGCCGTGGCCCTCTTCGGGCTGTTCTGTGTGTTCGAGACCCGGCTCGCCCGGCGCGGCGGCGCCCCGCTGATCGCCCCGCGTGTGCTGCGTCACCCCGGCATGGGGCTCGCTGTCGTCCGGATCGCGGCGGCGATGGCGGTCAACGCCGGTTTCCTGTTCGCGCTGACACTGCACGTCCAGGGCGGCCTCGGCTACAGCGCCCTGCGCGCCGGACTGACCTTCGCGCCGACCGCGGTCGTCTTCGGCCTGGTCGGCCTGACGTGGCGTGCCTGGCCCGCCTCCTGGCAACACGCCCTGACCCCGGCCGGGTTCGCGCTCACCGCCCTCTCCGTGGCCGCTGTGGGACTCGTACTCCAGGGCGGTGACCGCGGGGGCGCCCTGGTGTACGTCGCGTACGCGGGAGTGGGCTCCGGGCTCGCGCTCGCCTTCAGCCCCACCCTCACGCGCGCGTTGGCCACCGTCCGGCCCGAGGACGCGGCGGACGCCAGCGGTCTGCTCGCCACGGTCACCCAGATCGGCCAGCTGCTGGGGGTCGCCGTCTTCGGCACACTCTTCTTGAACCGGCTTGAGTCACTTGGGGGCCCGGAGGCGTATACCTCTGCGGAAGCTCTTCTTATGTGCATGTTCGCGCTGGCCGCGACGGCCGCGGTGGGTGCCGTGTCCGGACTGGTACGAAGGCGTCGCTGA